In one window of Juglans regia cultivar Chandler chromosome 3, Walnut 2.0, whole genome shotgun sequence DNA:
- the LOC109011058 gene encoding KH domain-containing protein At4g18375: MGETGKRSRPHRDRDGDNKNQKRRVNDKDDKGNDELVVYRILCPDGVIGSVIGKSGKVINSIRQETRAKVKVVDPYPGANDRVIIIYSYVKEKEEVEVDDEFSDRKPLCAAQDALLKVHAAIANAVASVGDSDKKRKDKEECQILVPSSQSANIIGKAGATIKKLRSKTRTNIKVTAKDATDPTHSCAMDFDNIVMISGEPEAVNKALFAISAIMYKFTPREEIPLDTSVPDASPSIIIPSDIPIYPPGGIYQSADPIAPHRSVPPIVGATNVQDLQGYADTGNTWPLYSSALPVVSGFSDASRTEELVVRVLCPFDKIGRVIGKGGGTIKSIRQASGAHVEVDDTKDDRDECIITITATESPDDLKSMAVEAVLLLQGKINDEDDDTVTIRLLVPSKVIGCIIGKSGSIINEIRKRTKADVRISKGDKPRCADANDELVEVLGEVGSVRDALVQIVLRLRDDVLKDRDGGRNHTAGADSLFSAGTGLSVPSVLSSVPPVAPFGYDQRVESGSSLGMLSSSSLYGYGSLSMGENGYGSMPSYSSKLYGGLPSPSTLEILVPANAVGKVMGKGGANIANIRKISGAMIQISESKSSRGDRIAHVSGTPEQKRAAENLIQAFIMAT; the protein is encoded by the exons ATGGGTGAGACCGGGAAGCGATCTCGTCCCCATAGGGACCGTGATGGGGACAACAAGAATCAGAAGAGACGGGTGAACGACAAAGATGACAAAGGCAATGATGAACTGGTTGTTTATAGAATACTATGCCCTGATGGGGTTATTGGAAGTGTCATTGGTAAGAGTGGGAAAGTGATCAATTCTATAAGGCAAGAGACACGGGCAAAAGTAAAGGTTGTGGATCCGTACCCAGGTGCTAATGACCGTGTTATAATAATCTACAGCTATGTTaaggagaaggaagaggttGAGGTAGATGATGAGTTCAGTGATAGGAAACCTTTATGTGCTGCTCAGGATGCTCTTCTTAAAGTTCATGCTGCCATTGCAAATGCTGTGGCTAGTGTGGGAGATTCTGACAAGAAGCGAAAGGATAAGGAGGAATGTCAGATTCTTGTTCCATCTAGCCAGTCTGCAAATATCATTGGTAAGGCTGGAGCCACAATAAAGAAACTGAGAAGCAAGACGAGGACAAACATTAAGGTCACGGCCAAGGATGCCACCGATCCAACTCACTCATGTGCGATGGACTTTGACAATATTGTCATG ATTAGTGGTGAGCCGGAGGCCGTGAATAAAGCTCTGTTTGCCATTTCTGCAATTATGTACAAGTTCACTCCTAGAGAAGAGATTCCTCTGGACACGAGTGTACCGGATGCTTCTCCAAGCATTATCATCCCATCAGATATCCCTATTTATCCACCAGGTGGAATATATCAAAGTGCAGATCCTATTGCCCCTCATAGATCTGTTCCTCCAATCGTAGGTGCTACAAATGTACAGGATCTCCAGGGTTATGCCGATACAGGGAATACATGGCCTCTTTATTCATCTGCCCTTCCTGTGGTGTCTGGGTTCAGTGATGCCTCACGAACTGAGGAGTTAGTTGTAAGAGTTCTGTGTCCTTTTGACAAGATCGGGCGTGTCATTGGCAAAGGAGGGGGTACTATTAAAAGTATAAGACAGGCTAGTGGTGCTCATGTTGAAGTTGATGATACCAAGGATGATCGTGATGAGTGTATCATCACAATTACTGCAACAGAG TCACCCGATGATCTGAAATCCATGGCAGTTGAAGCTGTTCTATTGTTGCAAGGAAAGAtcaatgatgaagatgatgacaCTGTTACTATCAGACTCCTTGTTCCATCTAAGGTCATTGGGTGTATTATTGGAAAAAGTGGGTCAATTATAAATGAAATCCGTAAGAGAACCAAAGCTGATGTCCGTATATCAAAGGGTGATAAGCCTAGGTGTGCTGATGCAAATGATGAACTTGTTGAG GTTCTTGGAGAAGTTGGCAGTGTTAGAGATGCACTTGTCCAGATTGTTTTAAGGCTCCGTGATGATGTCCTCAAAGATAGGGATGGTGGTCGTAACCATACTGCTGGTGCAGATTCTCTATTCTCTGCTGGTACTGGACTCTCAGTTCCATCTGTCTTGTCTTCTGTTCCCCCTGTTGCTCCTTTTGGATATGATCAGAGGGTTGAAAGTGGAAGTAGCTTGGGCATGCTTTCTTCAAGCAGCCTCTATGGATATGGATCTTTGTCG ATGGGTGAAAATGGCTATGGATCCATGCCTTCATATTCATCCAAGCTGTATGGAGG GTTGCCTTCCCCTTCAACACTTGAGATTTTGGTCCCTGCTAATGCAGTGGGTAAAGTGATGGGTAAAGGAGGGGCGAATATAGCCAACATTCGGAAG ATATCAGGTGCAATGATACAGATATCTGAATCCAAATCTTCCCGGGGTGATCGTATTGCCCATGTATCAGGAACACCTGAACAGAAGCGTGCAGCTGAAAACTTGATTCAGGCATTTATAATGGCCACCTGA
- the LOC109011057 gene encoding uncharacterized protein LOC109011057, translated as MRRPNSPALLLLLSLSLSLSVQTRQCTDMNQEVEKSLTQPESANGSNSNSSDPVTRVRNLLFRRMLVGIRDGRFFLGTFHCIDKQGNIILQDAVEYRSTQRSSPSPMEQRCLGLILIPSSCRSSCHGDCSIEEQLSLLKF; from the exons ATGCGACGACCAAACTCGCCCGCTCTTCtacttctcctctctctctctctctctctctcggtgcaGACTCGACAG TGCACAGACATGAATCAAGAAGTGGAGAAATCCTTGACTCAGCCAGAGAGTGCTAATGGGTCTAACTCAAACAGTTCGGACCCTGTAACTCGTGTAAGGAATCTGCTGTTTCGTCGAATGCTGGTGGGAATTAGAGATGGACGGTTTTTCTTGGGCACCTTCCACTGCATTGACAAGCAAGGAAACATCATTCTCCAAGATGCTGTGGAGTATCGTAGCACCCAACGCTCCTCCCCTTCTCCCATGGAACAGCGGTGCCTCGGTCTTATTCTCATACCTTCCTCTTGCCGTTCCTCATGTCACGGGGATTGTTCTATTGAAGAGCAATTGTCATTGCTAAAATTTTAG